A region of the Bryobacteraceae bacterium genome:
GAGCAGCGAATTGCTGAAGCCGAGCCGGTTGGCGACCTCTTCATTGACGCGCAGGGCCAGTTGCGGCGAATCCTCATGAAAATCGTTGAGCACATACTCGGCGCCGGGCGTGCGGCGAAGGATGGCCTCGACCTTTTCTCCGTATTCGCGGAGGCGCCGCAGATCCTCCTCGCCATCCTGCGTGGAAATGATCCGCACCTCCACCGGCGCTTTCATCACCGTGCCCTGTTCCAGCTCACGCACGATCACGAGGGCCTCCGGCGCCACCTGGCTCAGTTCCCTGCGGAGGCGGAACACGAGCGGCGGCGTGTCTTCCGCGTCGCGGGTATTGACGACGATCTGCGCGTAATTGCGCGCCGGGAACTCGGGGTCGACGTTGTAGTAGAAGCGCGGGGCGGAGTCGCCCACGAACGCGGCGAAGCCTGTCACCAGCGGCTGCCGGCGCAGGTGCTGCTCGACGCGCCGCACGGCGGCGTCCGTCTTTTCGAGCTGCGACGCTTCTGGCAGCCAGAGGTGGATGATGAACTGGTTGCGTTCGGCGGTGGGGAAGAACCGCTCCGGCACCACCGTGCGCAACAGCACGATGCCGAGCACGAACACCGCGGCTCCGGCCGCCAGGGTGAGCGCCCTGTTGCGCATCGCCGCATGAATCACCCGGTGGTAGGCCGACTGCATGAAGTCGATGGCGTTGAAGCGCATTTTTCCGGGCTCAGCCTCCGACGGGTGAAGTCCGCGCCGGATGAAGAAGCGGCACAGCCAGGGCGTCACCAGCATGGCGACGGCGTAAGAGCAGGAGAGGGAGACCGCCACGGCCACAGGCAGAGCCTGGATAAACTCGCCGACCGCGCCGCTGATGATCAGCATGGGGAGAAATGCAGCGATGATGGTCAGCGTGGCGGTCAGCACCGGCACCCAGAGCTCGGTGGCGCAGCGCCACGCGGCCTCCGTGCGCGGCGTGCCGCGGTCGAGGTGCTCGACGTAGTTGTCGGCGATGACGATGGCGTCGTCCACCACCATGCCGAGCACGACGATGAGAGCCGAGATGGACACCTGGTGGAGTTCGACGCCGATGGCGTGCAGGAGGGCGAAGGTGGCGGAGATGGTAACCGGGATCGCCAGGCTGGCGATCACCGCCACGCGCAGGGGCAGCAGGACAAGGGTGACGAGGATGACGGCGCCGATGGCGATGCCGAACTCACGGATGAAGTGCCTGATGCGGCGCTCGACCACGGCGGGCTGATCGGCGACGATGTCGATGCGGAGATCGGGGGGCAGCGTGACGCGCACCTGGCCCAGCCGTTCCCGGAGCTTGCGGCCGAAGTCGACGATGTTGTAGCCTTCCTGCATCTCCACGCTGACAAGCACGGCGGGCTCGCCATTGAAGCGGACCAGCGAGCGCGGCTCGCCCTGGACCCGCTCGACGCGCGCCAGGTCGCCGAGATAGACGGGCTGGCCGGAGGGCGAGACGTCGATCATCACGCGCCGGATCTCATCGACGTCCTGAAAGAGCCCGGAAGCCCGCATTGGCGCCACCGCGGCGCCGGTTTTGAGTTCGCCTGCGGACTGGATCGCGTTGCGGCCGCGCAGCGCCTGGATCACCTTCATCGGCGAGAGCGCGTACTGCGCGACGCGTTCCATCGAAGAGGTGATGCGGATCTCCTCCTTCTGCTCGCCGATCCGCCTGAGCTTGGCCACCGCGCGCAGCGTGCGGAACTCGTCTTCGAGCCGCTCGGCGTATTCCTTCAGTTCCGTGTAGCTGTAGCGGCTGCCGTGCACGGCCACGAGCAGCGCGACGGTGTCGCCGAAATCATCGCGCACGACAGGGCCCTGGACGCCTTCGGGCAACTCCGTCAGCCTGAGTTCGATCAGCGCGTGGCGCAGCTTGGACCAGAACACGTCGGGCTGCTTCACATGGTCTTCCAGTTCGACATGGACTACGCAAAGCCCGCTGCGGCTGGTGGACCACGTCTTGGGCTTGCGCACTTCTTCGAAGCGGAACAGGCGGTCTTCGATCTTGCGCGTCACCTGATTCTCCACCTGCTCGGCGGTGGCGCCGGGATAGGTGGCGATGACGAGTCCGGTGCGGATGGTGATCTTCGGGTCCTCGCGGCGGGGCATGGTGAGCAGCGAGGCGACGCCGGTGGCCAGCACCGCGGCCGTGAGCAGCAATGTTACCTGCGGGTAGCGGAGAGCCGATTTGACGGGGTTCATCGCAGGATCTCCGCCTGGACGCGCATTCCGTCCTTGACCTTGTGCTGGCCGCCGATCACGACGAGATCGCCGTCGCCGAGACCTTCGGCGATTTCCACTTCGCGGCCGGCGCCGCGGCCCGTTCGGACGCGCCGTGCATGGACGCGTCCGCTCTGCGGCGAGTAGACGAAGACATGAGTGGCCCCCTGCGGGTCGCGCCAGACGGCGTCCGCAGGGACCGTGCGCACTGCGACCCGGGCGCCGGTTTCGATCTCGGCCTCGGCGATCATGCCGGCGCGCAGCTCCAGCCGGGGGTTTGGCGCCAGCAACCGCACGGGGAACGTGCGCGACTGCGGCTCGGCCGCAAACCCAACGAGTTCGACTTTGGCCGCGAACTCGCGCCCGTCCAGCGACGGGATCCGGACCCGGGCCGTCTGCCCGATGCCGACTTTGCCGATCTCGGCCTCGGGCACGCCCACGCGCACGCGCGCAGGATGCAGCCTCATCAGCGCCACCACCGGCATACCGGCGGAGACCATCTCGCCCGTGTCGGCCAGCCGGCGCGCTACGACACCGGCCAGCGGCGCACGCAGTTGCGTGTCCTCCACACGTTTCCGGTTGAGCCTGGCGTTGGCTTCCGCCTGGCGCAGCTTGGCCTCGGCCGCCTCGCGGTCTTCGCGGCGGGCGCCTTCCATCGCCTCCTCGTAACGTTGCCTGGCCACCTGCCAGTGGGTCTCGATCTTCCTGAAGTCGATTGGCGCGAGGCTCTTTCGCTCGAACAGGGTCTTCATGCGGCGGTATTCGTCCTCGGCCTGCTCATAAGCCGCGCGCGCCTGCTCGAGTTCCTGCCGCCGCACGCCAGCCCGCGCCTTGTCCGCCATTGCACGCGCGGCCGCCGCCTCCCCTTCGGCGATCTCCGCACCCAGGCGGTAATCGGTGGGATCCAGTTCGGCCAGCAACTGCCCCTGGCTGACCAACTGGCCTTCTTCGACAAGCATGCGGCGGATGCGGCCTGGCACCTGGAATCCCAGCTCGGAGGATTCGTAAGCCTCCACGTTGCCCCCGGCGCGAATGACTTCTGCGCGTTGGAGTTGCGCGGCCTGACGGACCTGCACGGCGGCAAGCGGTTCCGGCGCCTCGCTGGCGCGCTTTCCGCAGGCGGCGAGCAGGAGGATCACAATCACCACTGCCCAACGGGGAGAAAGCTGCATGAGAATCACCTTTCACTCCTCAACGTGACACAATTTGTCCCCGTCTGTCGGTTCGCCGCGACATGTATGATGACGGCACTGCAAGACGCAACAGACCGCCGCCCGGACTCCGCTGCTGCGGCGTCAGGGGAGGAGTTCGACGGTCTGCGCGATGTCGTCGGGCGAGAGGTAGAAGTGCGGGCTGAGGCGGAGCCAGCCCTGGCGGGGTGCGGCGACAATGCCGGCGTCGCGGAGACGGGACCAGAGCCAGCGGGCATCGTAGCCCTCCTTGCGGATGGAGACGATGCCGGAGCCGTGTTCGGGGGTCGGCTCCAGCATCAGCTCGTAGCGCTTTTCTTTGGCCCAGTCGGCGAGCAGCCGGCAGAGGTGCTGGATGTGCGCGGCGATGCGCTCGACGCCGGCCTCGAGGATCAGTTCGAGCGAGGCGCGCAGTCCGAAGCATCCGACGACGTTGAGCGTGCCGGGCTCGTAGCGGCCGGCGTCGGGCCGCAGGGTCATGTCGCGCGAGGCATAGTCCTGCCAGCCGGCGACGTTGGTCCAGCCAAACTCGACCGGCT
Encoded here:
- a CDS encoding resistance-nodulation-cell division efflux membrane fusion protein; the protein is MILMQLSPRWAVVIVILLLAACGKRASEAPEPLAAVQVRQAAQLQRAEVIRAGGNVEAYESSELGFQVPGRIRRMLVEEGQLVSQGQLLAELDPTDYRLGAEIAEGEAAAARAMADKARAGVRRQELEQARAAYEQAEDEYRRMKTLFERKSLAPIDFRKIETHWQVARQRYEEAMEGARREDREAAEAKLRQAEANARLNRKRVEDTQLRAPLAGVVARRLADTGEMVSAGMPVVALMRLHPARVRVGVPEAEIGKVGIGQTARVRIPSLDGREFAAKVELVGFAAEPQSRTFPVRLLAPNPRLELRAGMIAEAEIETGARVAVRTVPADAVWRDPQGATHVFVYSPQSGRVHARRVRTGRGAGREVEIAEGLGDGDLVVIGGQHKVKDGMRVQAEILR